A genomic stretch from Telmatocola sphagniphila includes:
- a CDS encoding DUF1553 domain-containing protein, with amino-acid sequence MTVPCKLSPVSSGLVVGWALLIFASGSVAADSPSPAALEQFEKKVRPIFVEHCASCHGADPKKIKAGFQILNRQNLLTGGDSGPAIVPGQPDKSLLVEVIRYQGDLKMPPRGKLKDSEIAAIRQWIQAGAPWPEAAADAKDAAPKKPGVLFSEEQKKFWAFQPVRKPAQLPPVPDSRRVQNPIDAFILSKLEAAGLKPAAAADKKTLIRRVTFDLTGLPPTPSEIEQFEKDSSAQAFEKVVDRLLASPAYGERWARHWLDVARYADSNGLDENTAFGNAWKYRDYVIRSFNADKPFSQFLQEQIAGDLLPISADQKVQADRYTALGYLVLGPKLLAEPDKQKMLIDIADEQIDTLGKGLLGLTLGCARCHDHKFDPIPTRDYYSLLSIFTSTRTMQNLNTVARAFERPLSPPEDPKIVRAREAFKKKNSERKDFEQKLSQLDAKETEKKKDYTQKIEKLRQEAADLEKIVPDLHLEKVRKELRDLETQFGKVPETNKAKRLEIHQEAEKRRAAIKELEPQVYDPNFVLSVEEGSPGAYGTQPRNLFVQIRGNYTTPGEEAPPIFPRILVGESAPVFVSTKPNGMAAPEPLKTRFGAPRPSSGRLELARWLTDPQHPLTARVFVNRIWQHHFGEGLVRSVDNFGRLGERPSHPELLDWLAAEFLEHNGSVKHLHKVILLSATYQQGSRPDEASARLDPDNRLLGHFPRQRLEAEPLRDAMLAVAGTLDRQPATSLLPSKNFDYVTNDQSGSAAHYNSNKRSIYLPVVRNNVFPFFQTFDFPDPSMMVGHRDRTVIAPQALYLMNNPFVRKQAEAFARRIWESDAKEVAARVELAYLMAFGRPARPEEIAQAREFLQAFEKTLANQKDPAQKTLESWSVLAQSLFASNEFVFID; translated from the coding sequence GTCTCCCGCGGCCCTCGAACAGTTCGAGAAGAAAGTTCGACCGATTTTCGTCGAGCACTGCGCTTCCTGTCATGGCGCTGATCCCAAAAAGATCAAAGCGGGCTTCCAGATTCTCAACCGGCAAAATCTTCTGACCGGAGGCGATAGCGGCCCCGCCATCGTTCCCGGCCAACCGGACAAAAGCCTGTTGGTGGAGGTGATCCGCTACCAAGGCGATTTGAAGATGCCGCCCCGGGGAAAGCTGAAAGATTCCGAGATCGCGGCCATCCGCCAATGGATCCAAGCCGGCGCCCCGTGGCCGGAGGCCGCCGCGGACGCGAAGGACGCCGCTCCCAAAAAACCGGGCGTACTGTTCTCCGAGGAGCAGAAAAAATTCTGGGCCTTTCAGCCGGTCCGCAAACCGGCACAACTGCCGCCGGTTCCGGATTCTCGCCGAGTGCAGAACCCCATCGATGCTTTCATCCTCTCGAAACTCGAAGCCGCCGGGCTGAAGCCGGCGGCCGCCGCCGACAAGAAAACACTCATTCGCCGCGTCACCTTCGATTTGACCGGATTGCCGCCTACCCCGAGTGAAATCGAGCAATTCGAGAAAGATTCCTCGGCGCAGGCCTTCGAAAAAGTGGTGGATCGGCTTCTGGCCAGTCCGGCCTACGGAGAGCGCTGGGCCCGCCACTGGCTGGATGTCGCCCGCTACGCCGATTCCAACGGTCTGGATGAAAATACGGCTTTCGGAAACGCCTGGAAGTACCGCGACTACGTGATTCGCTCCTTCAATGCCGATAAACCGTTCTCCCAGTTCCTTCAGGAACAGATCGCGGGCGATCTCTTGCCGATCTCGGCGGACCAAAAGGTGCAGGCCGATCGGTACACGGCCCTGGGCTATCTGGTGCTCGGTCCGAAGCTGCTCGCCGAGCCCGATAAGCAGAAAATGCTCATCGATATCGCCGATGAGCAAATCGACACGCTGGGGAAAGGCTTGCTGGGGTTGACCTTGGGCTGCGCCCGCTGCCACGATCACAAGTTCGATCCGATCCCGACGCGCGATTACTATAGCTTGCTGAGCATCTTCACCAGCACCCGAACCATGCAGAATCTGAACACCGTGGCGCGGGCCTTCGAGCGTCCCTTGAGTCCGCCGGAAGATCCCAAAATCGTCCGGGCCCGCGAAGCCTTCAAGAAGAAAAATTCCGAGCGGAAAGATTTCGAGCAGAAACTTTCCCAATTGGATGCCAAGGAAACGGAGAAGAAAAAGGACTACACCCAGAAAATCGAGAAGCTTCGCCAGGAAGCGGCCGATCTCGAAAAGATCGTCCCCGATTTGCATTTGGAGAAAGTCCGCAAAGAGCTGCGCGACCTGGAAACCCAGTTTGGGAAAGTTCCCGAGACGAATAAAGCCAAGCGACTGGAAATCCATCAGGAAGCCGAGAAACGCCGGGCCGCCATTAAGGAATTGGAACCCCAAGTCTATGATCCGAATTTCGTTCTCAGTGTGGAGGAAGGTTCTCCCGGAGCTTACGGAACCCAACCCCGCAATCTGTTCGTGCAAATCCGCGGCAACTACACGACGCCCGGCGAGGAAGCCCCGCCGATATTTCCCCGAATCCTGGTGGGCGAATCGGCTCCGGTCTTCGTCTCGACGAAGCCAAATGGTATGGCCGCGCCCGAACCGCTGAAAACCCGTTTTGGCGCACCGCGCCCCAGTAGCGGTCGCTTGGAATTGGCGCGCTGGCTCACCGATCCCCAGCATCCTTTGACTGCCCGGGTGTTTGTCAATCGGATTTGGCAGCACCACTTCGGGGAAGGTCTGGTCCGCTCGGTGGACAATTTTGGCCGGTTGGGCGAACGCCCCTCGCACCCGGAACTGCTCGATTGGCTGGCCGCGGAGTTCCTCGAACACAACGGCAGCGTGAAGCACCTGCACAAGGTCATCCTCCTCAGTGCCACCTATCAGCAAGGATCCCGTCCCGACGAAGCATCGGCGCGCCTGGATCCGGATAACCGATTGCTCGGGCACTTTCCCCGGCAGCGCCTCGAGGCCGAGCCGCTGCGCGATGCGATGCTGGCGGTGGCCGGAACCTTGGATCGCCAGCCCGCGACGAGCCTGCTTCCTTCGAAGAATTTCGACTATGTCACGAACGATCAATCGGGGAGCGCGGCCCACTACAACTCGAACAAGCGCAGCATTTATCTGCCGGTCGTCCGGAACAATGTCTTTCCGTTCTTTCAGACCTTCGATTTCCCCGATCCCAGCATGATGGTGGGGCACCGGGATCGGACCGTGATTGCCCCGCAGGCGCTGTATCTGATGAACAATCCGTTTGTGCGGAAACAGGCCGAAGCTTTTGCCCGGCGTATCTGGGAATCGGACGCGAAGGAAGTTGCCGCACGCGTCGAACTCGCTTATCTAATGGCGTTCGGACGTCCGGCCCGCCCCGAAGAAATCGCCCAGGCCCGCGAGTTCCTGCAGGCATTCGAGAAGACGCTCGCGAATCAAAAAGATCCCGCCCAAAAAACGCTCGAGTCCTGGTCGGTCCTGGCCCAGTCTCTATTCGCCAGCAACGAGTTCGTCTTCATCGACTGA